In Podospora pseudopauciseta strain CBS 411.78 chromosome 3, whole genome shotgun sequence, one genomic interval encodes:
- the ECM4 gene encoding S-glutathionyl-(chloro)hydroquinone reductase (COG:O; EggNog:ENOG503NTZJ), with protein MSIRSSISPLLRGTASLSHLSKGSFRITRSSSFTSSIKVSTHRYLSTTTNFKMAAQDTPSGKEVQKDDNVITNWVNPSDKSGEFKRQQSTFRSFISSSPGSEFPPEAGRYHLYVSYACPWANRTLIARKLKGLEDIISFSVVHWHMGPKGWRFVTDEEAEQEDVKGEGVVPHEGGLSHLREVYFGVNPEYEGRFTVPVLWDKKGGKIVNNESSEILRMLNSEFNGLIDEPFKSVDLYPEDLRREIDETHEWQYDLINNGVYKSGFATTQEAYERNVKALFEALDRAEKHLADGTEGPYWFGERLTEVDIRLFVTIVRFDPVYVQHFKCNIRDIRSGYPAIHKWMRNLYWNIPAFKDTTNFNHIKFHYTKSHTNINPLSITPLGPVPDILPRWEEVPAVSFRG; from the exons ATGAGTATAAGAAGCAGTATATCTCCGCTTTTGAGAGGGACAGCATCACTTTCACATTTGAGCAAGGGTTCGTTCAGGATTACACGCTCTTCTTCATTCACATCATCTATCAAAGTGTCAACACATCGATatctttccaccaccaccaacttcaAAATG GCAGCCCAAGACACTCCCTCCGGAAAGGAGGTGCAGAAGGACGATAACGTAATCACAAACTGGGTCAACCCCTCCGACAAGTCAGGCGAGTTCAAACGCCAGCAGTCCACCTTCCGCTCCTTCATTTCTTCGTCCCCCGGCTCCGAGTTCCCCCCCGAAGCGGGCCGGTACCACCTCTACGTGAGCTATGCCTGCCCTTGGGCCAACAGGACGCTCATTGCCCGCAAGCTCAAGGGGCTGGAGGACATCATCTCCTTTAGTGTTGTCCACTGGCATATGGGACCGAAAGGGTGGAGGTTTGTGACTGAtgaggaggctgagcaggaggatgtcaagggggagggggtggtgcctCACGAGGGGGGTTTGAGTCATTTGAGGGAGGTTTACTTTGGGGTGAACCCGGAGTATGAGGGACGGTTTACGGTGCCGGTGTTGTGGGataagaagggggggaaaaTTGTGAACAATGAGAGTAGTGAGATTTTGAGGATGTTGAATTCGGAG TTCAACGGGCTGATCGACGAGCCGTTCAAATCGGTGGATCTGTATCCTGAGGATTTGAGAAGGGAGATTGACGAAACACACGAGTGGCAATAcgacctcatcaacaacggCGTCTACAAATCTGGCTTTGCCACCACCCAAGAGGCCTACGAGCGCAACGTCAAGGCTCTGTTTGAAGCCCTCGACCGGGCGGAGAAGCATCTTGCTGACGGGACGGAGGGGCCgtattggtttggggagcGGCTTACCGAGGTGGATATCAGGTTGTTTGTGACTATTGTCAGGTTTGAT CCTGTGTATGTCCAGCACTTCAAGTGCAACATCCGCGACATCAGGTCAGGCTACCCTGCTATTCACAAGTGGATGCGGAATCTGTACTGGAACATCCCCGCGTTCAAGGACACGACAAACTTCAACCACATCAAGTTCCATTACACGAAATCGCACACGAATATCAACCCGCTGTCTATTACGCCTTTGGGGCCGGTGCCGGATATTTTGccgaggtgggaggaggtgcctGCTGTTAGTTTTAGGGGTTGA